Proteins encoded within one genomic window of Hahella chejuensis KCTC 2396:
- a CDS encoding non-ribosomal peptide synthetase, with translation MKSIFFNDPEMAGNLNSYLSDGDVAPSALHAAAYRLTQSVSPEAVAIRLKQNLAILPVMQKAAEGRDYVWLETLRYRADSLQAADRVRKEMERPLAETFPYIRVVLLAYTDRFVDLVIVANRAVFDKSAMDALVCAAISEQEADYQAPAASSGPEPELSSLLSADFSPLPDWRGKGDECEKGVIRRRLGVFSDQDDQQLVTGWVSALATVWARYSATNVPVVAINDSRAESVSGWSLVAAPVQEDATAQTLKLSIEHSLRQPIWRSQELANRLQDCENGGEVSLAALIYDAAASPHDKVAACDYAPSLGTPYPLTLLIESQGQGRYCISGLADGGVFAADSVEQFFQCVRRAYELLRADGELNLCSFPLLDAKAQQEVAALGVDRELGDIPTERLEELFARQVARTPDAIALSYENEQMTYAQLERKAHLMALNLVVLNVKPGDRVGICLERSFDLIASMLAILKAGAIYIPMDPAYPEERLSYTCDNAEIRLVITDADAFPAAEERRLITPSELERSIDDARVATPSAEQLSAEEDAYVIYTSGSTGKPKGVVVPHKNVVSLLAATQEDFGLNAQDAWTFFHSAAFDFSVWEIWGSLLTGAHLVIVPYWVSRAPDEFLELVREKQVSVLNQTPSAFSQFMEMERNGAPLAHLRLVIFGGEPLDAKMLMKWFDRYPESRCRLVNMFGITETTVHVTAQTITRAEAMVGSRSVGPAIPGWRLYVLDAARNILPVGVAGEIYVAGAGVASQYLNRPDLTEERFMPDPFCGGRMYRSGDKGRLLPCGRLEHLGRLDSQVKLRGFRIELDEIRKVLLGVHGVEAAAVVLNQPDKNDPASARLDSYLVLSDIAVEDVIVKAEKVLPAYMMPSTFTPVDAMPLTANGKLDVKKLPAPNGQGKVADKPRVVVAERSPEPVESSVEEMAAETEADRLVADMVRVWSEVLGREVTAADNFFSLGGNSLYAVRIASAMRAAGLPALPIRELYVRQTIEKLAPVMVGKGG, from the coding sequence ATGAAAAGCATTTTTTTTAATGACCCGGAAATGGCCGGGAATCTGAACTCTTACCTGAGTGACGGCGATGTCGCGCCCAGCGCGTTGCATGCCGCCGCATACCGACTGACGCAATCCGTCAGTCCAGAGGCCGTTGCGATACGGCTGAAACAAAATCTTGCAATCTTGCCGGTGATGCAAAAAGCGGCCGAGGGCCGCGATTACGTCTGGCTTGAGACGCTGCGTTATCGGGCGGACAGCCTGCAGGCGGCGGACCGAGTCAGGAAGGAAATGGAAAGGCCGCTGGCCGAGACGTTTCCCTATATTCGCGTGGTGTTATTGGCCTACACAGACCGCTTTGTTGATTTGGTGATTGTCGCCAATCGCGCGGTGTTTGATAAATCAGCCATGGACGCTCTGGTATGCGCCGCCATCTCCGAGCAAGAGGCGGATTACCAGGCGCCTGCGGCGTCGTCAGGGCCTGAACCTGAGTTGAGCTCTCTGCTGTCCGCCGATTTCTCTCCGCTTCCAGACTGGCGGGGGAAGGGCGATGAGTGCGAGAAGGGCGTGATCAGGCGTCGTCTGGGCGTCTTCAGCGACCAGGATGATCAGCAGTTGGTGACGGGGTGGGTCAGCGCGTTGGCGACAGTCTGGGCTCGTTATTCCGCAACGAATGTTCCGGTCGTCGCCATTAATGACAGCCGCGCCGAGTCGGTGAGCGGTTGGTCGCTGGTCGCCGCGCCGGTGCAGGAAGACGCAACGGCGCAGACTCTAAAATTGAGTATCGAACACTCATTGCGGCAACCAATCTGGCGTTCGCAGGAGCTGGCGAATCGTCTGCAGGACTGTGAAAACGGCGGCGAGGTGTCTCTGGCGGCGCTGATATACGACGCCGCGGCGTCGCCGCACGACAAAGTGGCGGCATGCGACTATGCGCCATCCCTGGGGACGCCATATCCACTGACGCTGCTCATTGAGAGTCAGGGACAGGGGAGATATTGCATCAGTGGACTGGCTGACGGCGGCGTGTTTGCTGCCGACAGTGTCGAACAGTTTTTCCAGTGCGTACGGCGGGCTTATGAACTGTTGCGCGCGGACGGCGAATTGAATTTGTGCAGCTTCCCCTTGCTGGACGCCAAGGCGCAGCAGGAAGTGGCGGCGTTAGGCGTGGACCGTGAGCTTGGCGATATTCCAACCGAACGTCTGGAGGAGTTGTTCGCCCGTCAGGTCGCTCGCACCCCGGACGCCATCGCGCTTTCCTACGAAAACGAGCAAATGACCTACGCCCAGTTAGAGCGCAAGGCGCATCTTATGGCGCTGAATCTGGTCGTGCTCAACGTCAAGCCCGGCGATCGCGTCGGCATCTGTCTGGAGCGGTCATTCGATTTGATCGCCTCTATGCTGGCGATTCTGAAAGCAGGCGCAATTTATATCCCCATGGACCCAGCTTACCCGGAAGAGCGGTTGTCCTATACCTGTGACAATGCCGAAATTCGACTGGTGATCACCGACGCTGACGCATTCCCGGCGGCGGAGGAGCGGCGGTTGATAACGCCATCGGAGCTGGAGCGCAGTATTGACGACGCCCGAGTCGCGACGCCATCGGCGGAGCAACTCAGCGCCGAAGAAGACGCCTATGTGATTTACACCTCTGGATCGACAGGCAAGCCCAAAGGCGTGGTGGTTCCCCATAAGAACGTCGTCAGTCTGCTGGCGGCGACGCAGGAGGATTTTGGCCTCAATGCGCAGGACGCCTGGACCTTTTTCCACTCCGCCGCGTTTGATTTCTCAGTATGGGAAATATGGGGAAGCCTGTTGACGGGCGCCCATCTCGTAATTGTGCCCTATTGGGTGTCCCGTGCGCCTGACGAGTTCCTGGAACTGGTCAGAGAGAAGCAGGTTTCGGTGCTGAACCAGACCCCTTCCGCTTTCTCCCAGTTCATGGAAATGGAGCGCAACGGCGCTCCGCTGGCGCATTTGCGACTGGTTATTTTCGGCGGCGAGCCCCTCGACGCGAAAATGCTGATGAAGTGGTTCGACCGTTATCCGGAATCCCGTTGTCGTCTGGTGAACATGTTCGGCATCACCGAAACCACGGTGCATGTCACCGCCCAGACGATTACGCGTGCAGAGGCTATGGTCGGCTCCCGTTCCGTCGGTCCGGCGATTCCCGGTTGGCGTTTATATGTACTGGACGCCGCGCGCAATATTCTGCCGGTGGGCGTGGCGGGGGAAATTTACGTCGCGGGAGCGGGCGTCGCTTCACAGTACCTGAACCGCCCGGATTTAACGGAAGAACGCTTTATGCCGGACCCCTTCTGCGGCGGTCGCATGTACCGCAGCGGCGATAAGGGGCGTTTATTGCCATGCGGACGCCTGGAGCATTTAGGGCGTCTGGACAGTCAGGTGAAATTGCGTGGTTTCCGCATCGAGTTGGATGAAATCCGCAAGGTGTTGCTTGGCGTCCACGGTGTGGAAGCGGCGGCGGTGGTATTGAATCAGCCGGATAAAAACGATCCAGCCTCCGCCCGTCTGGACAGTTATCTTGTGTTGTCGGATATCGCCGTGGAGGACGTGATCGTCAAAGCGGAGAAGGTGCTGCCCGCTTATATGATGCCTTCCACCTTCACTCCGGTTGACGCTATGCCGTTGACGGCGAATGGCAAGCTGGACGTTAAAAAGCTGCCTGCACCCAATGGACAGGGCAAGGTGGCGGATAAGCCCAGGGTTGTAGTGGCGGAGCGCTCCCCCGAGCCCGTCGAAAGCAGCGTGGAAGAGATGGCGGCGGAAACAGAAGCCGACCGTCTCGTCGCGGACATGGTCAGGGTCTGGAGTGAGGTGCTGGGGCGTGAAGTGACGGCGGCCGATAACTTCTTCAGCCTTGGCGGCAACTCTTTATATGCGGTCAGAATCGCCTCCGCCATGAGAGCGGCGGGATTGCCCGCGCTTCCGATACGTGAATTATACGTGCGACAGACCATTGAAAAATTAGCGCCGGTGATGGTCGGCAAGGGAGGATAG
- a CDS encoding non-ribosomal peptide synthetase, whose protein sequence is MDFTELEAIRAAETYWRALFGADWSPTELKAPSRAAEPAERLVASMPVVPGLMDRVRDAAAEANSTPQQVVLAGWLTALMHLNDLERQTLSVQVDDGAIMPLTFELDPGADLPPVIEQVAEKMAAALSHKAFPYLKLAAEEYGLLPPAQDLLTPLLFNLGEAETPRAPIVMELRAKGEGAELVIQGGGVFASYGYLRRLGAAVINILEMGLVRDLPLSQLELLAPDEITERLQRGTGATSDFAEYVRVEEAFAARVAETPRALAIIHGEISLTYAELDEASYQLAQALRELGVQPGQVVAIHTPRSIPMAVSALAALKAGAVYMPLDPDYPVERIQLLMEDSQAAVLIHSEDAPPTVPADVKHASLSLDMPGGRVCALQIQAPSQSAPADAQAAYLMFTSGTTGRPKGVLNTHAGVLRLVRRATYLDLPPGVRVAQAGATGFDASVFEIWAALLNGGCLQIVDREVLLDSVELARFFRERKTDVALITTSLFSQLASDDPAMFAPLSQLLVGGDVISPKQVAAVYAACPGIVILNAYGPTENGVISTVQRIDPARLDSISIGVPISNSVALVLNRFGRLTPPLFEGELYVGGAGLALGYLGREEDTAKAFVPHPYVPGSRIYRTGDRARWNAEDELEFLGRQDFQIKIRGFRVELGEIEKAALSHPTVNEALVLALKPEGAAEYRLHCYLGVTEGFDLDSWRQQLIDQLPAHMVPAAVWAMPELPLTVNGKVNRRVLAEMRQEESGGAEAADDIERVLLEIGRSLLNLNYLSTDDDLIRRGASSLTAAIIASRTRRDLGVRISVADVLRCGTVAELAALVRKQRGQGSPRSGVEATPAQACLEATPQQVRLFIEQSKQADACHYNLPIWVELPTDIDPDRLQEALRQLVARHEILRTSFEREGEVTRQRIHADLAVSIAQAPAASDVFNALTQFIRPFDWQQGPLWRAALYRDTGKTCLLFDIHHILTDGYSLLRLFAEWEALYRGHSLSGSPLQYRDYACWLASDGGQAHLAEQEAYWLKMYAEKPALPDLPTDFPRSGVRSLNGAFLEFNLGEERTISIRRLTERHQVSAYQFLLACYSVFLAQVTGHDDITIGTPVAGRLAPGVDDIQGMFVNTLCLRLRPALAARFGDYLREVAEMTLGAFDNQDYPFDRLVAKVAGERSYGRSPLFDAMFALQNTGLSKQTFLGGSIVWTPAATGAAIYDLNLQIEEGESALRASWHFNRDLFTTKTLASFRDRLLEIIDKALNDVNGQIRTLNQDAESGPVALPEIEFEF, encoded by the coding sequence ATGGATTTCACTGAGCTTGAGGCGATCCGCGCGGCGGAAACCTATTGGAGAGCCCTGTTCGGCGCCGATTGGTCGCCAACGGAACTGAAAGCGCCATCCCGCGCCGCTGAGCCGGCGGAGCGTTTGGTGGCGAGCATGCCAGTCGTTCCTGGCTTGATGGATAGAGTACGGGACGCCGCCGCAGAGGCGAACAGTACGCCGCAGCAGGTCGTATTGGCGGGATGGTTGACGGCGCTGATGCACTTAAATGATCTGGAGCGGCAGACGCTGTCAGTGCAAGTGGATGACGGCGCTATCATGCCGCTGACATTTGAACTGGACCCTGGCGCTGACTTGCCCCCGGTGATTGAGCAAGTCGCCGAAAAAATGGCGGCGGCGCTGTCCCACAAGGCGTTTCCTTACCTCAAGCTGGCGGCGGAGGAATACGGTCTTCTGCCGCCGGCGCAGGACTTGCTGACGCCCCTGCTATTTAATCTTGGCGAGGCGGAGACGCCCCGCGCGCCGATTGTGATGGAGCTGCGCGCAAAAGGCGAAGGCGCTGAACTGGTGATCCAGGGCGGAGGCGTTTTCGCTTCCTACGGCTATCTGCGACGCCTGGGCGCTGCGGTCATCAATATTCTGGAGATGGGCTTGGTGCGCGATCTGCCGTTGTCTCAATTGGAGCTATTGGCGCCGGATGAGATTACTGAACGATTGCAGCGGGGAACTGGCGCAACATCTGACTTCGCGGAATATGTCAGAGTCGAAGAAGCCTTTGCGGCCCGGGTGGCGGAAACTCCCAGGGCGCTGGCGATCATCCATGGCGAGATTTCTCTTACTTACGCTGAGTTGGATGAGGCCAGCTACCAACTCGCCCAGGCCCTGCGCGAGCTGGGCGTGCAGCCGGGTCAGGTCGTCGCCATTCATACCCCGCGCAGCATCCCCATGGCGGTTTCCGCACTGGCGGCGCTGAAAGCGGGAGCCGTCTATATGCCTTTGGACCCTGACTATCCCGTCGAGCGCATTCAATTGTTGATGGAGGACAGCCAGGCCGCTGTGCTGATTCACAGTGAAGACGCGCCGCCGACTGTCCCTGCCGATGTGAAGCATGCGTCGCTGTCGCTGGACATGCCTGGCGGACGGGTGTGCGCCTTGCAAATTCAAGCTCCGTCACAGTCCGCTCCGGCGGATGCACAGGCGGCCTACTTGATGTTTACCTCCGGCACCACAGGACGCCCCAAAGGCGTGCTGAACACGCACGCGGGCGTTCTGCGCCTAGTTCGGCGCGCCACTTATCTCGACCTGCCGCCCGGCGTGCGCGTCGCCCAGGCTGGGGCGACGGGATTTGACGCCAGTGTGTTTGAAATCTGGGCGGCCTTGCTCAACGGCGGCTGTCTGCAGATTGTCGATAGGGAAGTGCTCCTGGATAGCGTTGAACTGGCGCGCTTTTTCCGGGAACGGAAAACGGATGTGGCATTGATTACGACTTCGCTGTTCTCACAGCTGGCCAGCGACGATCCCGCCATGTTCGCGCCCCTGAGCCAGTTGCTGGTGGGCGGCGATGTGATCTCCCCGAAGCAGGTGGCGGCGGTATACGCCGCCTGTCCGGGAATCGTGATTCTGAATGCCTACGGCCCCACTGAAAACGGGGTCATATCCACGGTGCAACGTATTGATCCCGCTCGACTGGACAGTATTTCCATCGGCGTTCCCATCAGTAACTCCGTCGCGCTGGTGCTGAACCGGTTTGGTCGTCTGACGCCGCCGTTGTTTGAAGGTGAGCTGTATGTCGGCGGCGCTGGCTTGGCGTTAGGGTATTTGGGGCGGGAAGAGGACACGGCCAAAGCATTTGTGCCCCATCCTTATGTCCCGGGAAGCCGGATCTATCGCACGGGAGACCGGGCGCGCTGGAATGCCGAGGATGAGCTGGAGTTTCTCGGACGTCAGGATTTTCAGATCAAAATTCGCGGCTTTCGGGTTGAGCTGGGCGAAATCGAGAAAGCGGCGCTGTCGCATCCGACGGTGAATGAGGCGCTGGTGCTTGCGCTCAAGCCCGAGGGAGCAGCGGAATATCGGTTGCATTGCTACTTGGGAGTTACTGAGGGGTTTGATCTGGATAGTTGGCGCCAGCAGCTCATCGATCAGCTTCCGGCGCACATGGTTCCTGCGGCGGTCTGGGCCATGCCCGAACTGCCGTTGACGGTTAATGGCAAGGTGAACCGGCGCGTATTGGCTGAGATGAGGCAGGAAGAGTCCGGCGGCGCCGAAGCGGCGGATGATATCGAACGCGTCTTGCTGGAAATAGGCCGATCGCTCTTAAACCTGAACTATCTGTCTACGGATGACGACCTGATCAGGCGGGGCGCGAGCTCGTTGACCGCCGCCATAATCGCTTCTCGGACCCGTCGTGACCTGGGCGTGAGAATCTCAGTCGCTGATGTTTTACGTTGTGGAACCGTGGCTGAGTTAGCGGCGTTAGTCAGAAAGCAGCGGGGGCAGGGTTCCCCCCGGTCCGGCGTTGAAGCTACGCCTGCGCAAGCCTGTCTGGAGGCGACGCCGCAACAGGTGCGTTTGTTCATTGAACAGTCCAAGCAGGCGGACGCCTGTCATTACAATCTGCCGATTTGGGTGGAGCTGCCGACGGATATAGATCCGGATCGCCTGCAGGAGGCTTTGCGGCAATTAGTCGCTCGACACGAAATTCTCCGCACTTCGTTTGAGCGCGAAGGGGAGGTCACCCGTCAGCGGATTCATGCAGATCTGGCTGTGTCGATAGCGCAGGCTCCGGCGGCTTCGGATGTATTTAATGCGCTGACTCAATTCATCCGTCCCTTTGACTGGCAGCAGGGCCCCCTGTGGCGTGCAGCGCTCTATCGCGACACAGGGAAAACCTGCCTGCTCTTTGATATTCACCACATTTTGACCGACGGCTATTCACTGCTCCGTTTGTTTGCGGAGTGGGAGGCGCTGTATCGCGGTCACAGTCTGTCTGGGTCGCCTCTGCAATATCGTGACTATGCATGCTGGCTGGCCAGCGACGGCGGGCAGGCCCATCTGGCGGAGCAGGAGGCGTATTGGCTGAAGATGTATGCGGAGAAGCCGGCGCTACCGGATTTGCCCACGGACTTTCCAAGGTCCGGGGTGCGCAGTCTCAACGGGGCGTTTCTTGAGTTCAATCTGGGAGAAGAGAGAACGATCAGCATCCGTCGTCTCACTGAGCGCCATCAAGTCAGCGCCTACCAGTTTCTGCTGGCTTGCTATAGCGTCTTCCTGGCCCAGGTCACCGGCCATGATGACATCACCATCGGGACGCCTGTCGCCGGTCGTCTGGCCCCCGGCGTCGACGACATTCAGGGGATGTTCGTAAATACGCTCTGTCTGAGGCTGCGACCGGCTCTGGCTGCGCGCTTTGGAGACTATTTGCGTGAAGTGGCCGAGATGACGCTGGGCGCTTTCGACAACCAGGATTACCCCTTTGATCGTCTGGTGGCGAAGGTCGCCGGAGAGCGTTCTTATGGCAGGTCTCCGTTATTCGACGCCATGTTTGCGTTGCAGAACACGGGGCTGAGCAAACAAACGTTTTTGGGGGGCTCTATAGTCTGGACGCCGGCGGCCACCGGCGCGGCCATCTATGACCTCAATCTGCAAATTGAAGAGGGCGAGTCCGCCCTGCGAGCAAGCTGGCATTTCAATCGCGACCTTTTCACCACCAAGACATTGGCTTCTTTCCGTGATCGGCTGCTGGAGATTATCGATAAGGCGCTGAATGACGTGAATGGCCAGATTCGGACACTGAATCAGGATGCAGAAAGCGGCCCGGTTGCGTTACCGGAAATCGAGTTTGAATTTTAA